The Spiroplasma corruscae DNA window ATTTTGCTTTATATTTGGCAAGTTTCTTAAGTTTAATCATACAATTTATGAAGTTTACATCATTCTTATATTCTCTATCAATTAGTTTTTCTAAATTTTCTCTTGTCATATAAACCTCTTATATAAAATATTATATAAACTTTAATTATTTTAACAACACTTTTATAACTATAAAAAAAGAATATTTTAATCCATAAAGATTTTAAAAAATATTCTTTAAATTTTAATTATTACTTAAACTAATATTACTAGTTTCATCTGAATTATCATCAATTTTTTCTGTTTTAAAATTATATTTTCCACATAACATAACTATTCCACCTACAGCATATCCAAAAATGATACCAAAAATAGCAGGGATTAAATGTGATTTTAATTTACCATTCAAAACGAAAGTAGTTAAGATAATTGTTGGTATTAAAAACAATACTGTTAAAACATTATATACAATAGTAAAAATAATAACAATTTTATAAACTCATTCTACTTCTTTTGTCTTGACAGTCGGAATCGATGAGTTTAAATTCATTATATTAAATACTAAAAGGAATAAATTAAAAATAATAGCAAGTGATGAAAATACTATATTTAATATACAACCAATTCTACAATTTTTATCAGGAATCATAAATACCATCTTTCTTCTTAATAAGGGTATTTTAGCATATTATTAGTATAAAAGAATTGAAATTAATTTAATAATCTAATATCTATCAAGTACAATTAATATCATCATTATCATAATCTGCATTTAATGCAAAATTAACAACACATGTTTTAGCCGTATTATCAAAACTTTTTATAGTAATTTGATTTATATCTATATCTTTATTAGTTTTAACAAACTCTTTAAGAAATAAATCCTTATCAATATTACCTGCATAACTTGATAACGATGATATTTTTTTAATCAACTTATTTGATTCTTTTTGTTTTTTTATATTTATTAATGCACTACCTTCGATTCAATATCCATCAATGCTATTTTCTTTTCCAGATATTACATTTAAATTAAGTTTAGCACTTTGATCATTTACAATAGTATATTTGATATCACAAACACTCGCTAAACCATTAGGGCTCATTTGAATTCCAAAAGTTTCTAATTTATCATTAACAGCATTCATAAAAGTTAATAAGTCTAATAAATTATTTCCATAATTAATATTCTTACCCATAAGGTAGTTTAAATTAAACATGTTAGGTCTTAAGAATTTTCCAATATCAACTCCCTCAAATATTTTTTCTATTATTTTTAAGTTAATATTGGTTATTCTTTTTTTATAATTATAATTAACTACTAATGTACCATTAAACCTACTATTCTCTTTAGCTACTAAAGTAGCTGTTACTAATAAACTTTCCTTTTCATTGTTTATTAAATCAACATCAGTATCAAATAAATATAAATTAGTATTAAACTTATTTATAAAATATATTAACTCCTTTAGTGTTGGAACTGTGCCAGTTCCTACTATATCTCCTAAATCTTTTTGATTCACTTCTGATAAATTTTTAATTTTGTAAGAAGAACAAGAAGTTACCAATAAAGGTGGTATAGTAAATACATTAATACTTGTCAGTAATATAGCTAATTTTTTCATAATTCCTTCTTTTATATATATTATTAATTTTATATATATATTATTCCTTTATATCTAAATAATACATTATAATTAGATTTAATAGGAAAAAAATAAATGAAGGCATTATTAATTGGATCAATATTGTATGAGATGAATTTTAAGGTAGATTATATACCAAGTAGTGGTGGTCAGGTTAGAACTGATAATTATAATAATTACATCGGAGGGTGCGCTTTTAATGTTGCGTTAACATTAAAAAACAATAGTGTTGAGTTTGATCTATTTACTCCAGTTGGAGTTGGCGAGTATGCTGAGAAAATTAACAAAGAAATTAATAAACTCGGTTTAAAATCCATCATAAATGTAAGTGATGGTGATAATGGATTTTGTATAACATTAGTGGAACCAAATGGTGAAAGAACATTTGTAACTAAATCTGGTATCGAAAATACAATTAAGCAAAGTTGATTTAATACAATAATTTCAGAAGAATATAGTTATATATATTTTGATGGTTATAAATTATTATCTGATGATTCGAAATACTTAATAGATTTTTTAGAAGCAAATAATAAAAAACAAATATTTTTTAATGCGACACCAATTTTTAATAAAATAACTAAAAACTATTTAGAAAGATTTAAACTTATTAAACCTATTATTCATATGAATAGAAAAGAAGCAATTGATTATTGTAATACAGATGATTTGGAGAAATGTATTGAATTAATTAAAGAAATAAATAATAATGATATAATAATTACCTTAGGAAAAAATGGATGTTTATTTTATAACTACAAAGAAAGTAAAATTAACTATTATAAAAGTTATGAAAATAATAATTTTACTGATACTACTGGTGCCGGAGATACACACCTTGGAACTGTTATGGCATTAAGTATGAAAAATTCTTCATTAGATAATTTATTTAATATGGCTAATAAAGCTTGTTTAGAATATCTAAAAAATAAATAAGGAGTTAATATGAATAAAATATTAATAATTGGTACAGGACATATGGGTGAGGCTATACTATGTTCACTATCAAAGAATATAAACCGAGAGTTATTTCAAATACATATATTAAATAGAAATTTAAATAAATCTAAAATTCTTGCTGAAAAATATGATTGTAACTTTATTAAAGGCCTAAACGAAATTAATAAACATAATTTCAGTATTATTTTTTTAGGTTTTAAACCAAGTGATGCTGATTTAATATTAAATAATATTAATTTAGAAAATGAAGAAAATAAAATAATTGTATCAATGTTAAATGCATATAGTATTAATAAAATAAAAGAACATTTTACTAAAGATATTAATATACTTAGAATTATGCCAAATATGAATGCTAAAAATAACTGTTCAACAACAGGTTATGCATACTATGGTAATAACAAAAAACTAATAGACATATCAATTAGTCTATTAAATCTATTTGGAACCACTTACAAATTAGAAGAATCTCAGTTTTCAAGTTTTGTTTCTTTAACTGGATCTGCACCTGCATTTATTTATGAATTTATTAAAGCATTTAAAGAATTCGCGCTAGATAATAATTATAAGGAAGAGGTATCTAATGAATTTATTTTAAAAACTATTGTGGCATCTGCTACTGAAGCTTTATCAGGAAATAAAAACTTAGATGATTTGATTAAGCAAATAATCGTTCCAGGAGGCCCGACTCAAGCTGGTCATGATAAATTATTAAATAATAGATTTAAAGATATTTTAATTAGTTGTTTTGAAAGCACAAAAGAAAAGGCATAAATCAAAAAAAATCCTACACATCTTTATAGTGTAGGATTATTTCTTTTAAAATAGTTTTTTTTATACATTAAATTACTAATTAGAATTTTCAATTAACAATAAGATACCTGCAACCAAACCTAATGTTCCACAAAAAAGTATACAGCAGATTCCTAATGATATTGAATCTTTTTTTTCTGTTATTCTAGATTTTGTGGCAATTGTCATTGGTATCATTCATGCTAATGGTATTATAAAAAAACCTAAAAATACTGTACTTATAATCATTAGTTTATAAGCAACATTGTTCATTTCATTTTTATTTGTATTACTCATAATTACTCCTTTTTACAAATATTATTGTACTATTTTTGATTTAAAAAAATTAGATAGTTTTTTATCTGTACAATAAATATATGTTCCTTTTAAACCTCTTGTTAAAAGTACTTTATAGGCATTTTTAATTAAGGTATCTGCAGTTTCTTCAGCCTTAATTTTATCTTCTTTTCACATTTTTTTTAAACCCAGTAATGATTTATCAGATTTTGCTCTAGCAAAAAAATTTGATTTTACAATGTTATCATAATATAAATCATCACCAATAATTACTCCACAATATTCTAACTCTAGACCTTGACACGTGTGAATACATCCTACTTGATTAATAGAATCGGGGTTTATAATCCAATAATTATCATTTTTAAAATTTCATTGCTTTTTAAAATTATCAATAACTATATCATATTTTGTATTATCTTTTTGTGAATTTCACTCTCAACAATAACCAGCGACACATCTTGCGTTATTTTTAGTATTCTTTTTAACTATTGCATCAAACATATCTTGAGGGTCATCAAAAACTTTAAAATCATATCTACTTAGAAAACTATTATCTAAAGATATTTTATCATCATATAAAATGTTATTAATAAAATCAATATACTCATCAGCACCTGATGTTCTAAATTGGCTTTTAAGTTCATCAAGTTGATATATATTATTAATACTTATTCCTTCTTCTAATGCAAACTTTTTTATATTCTCAATACTTCCAATATCTTTTGTGGTTACCGCTTGTCTCTCGTCAACAAAAAAAACTGAAACTAATGACTCGCAAATTATTTCTTTTATTTGGTTATTATAACCATCAGTTATTTTAGAGTATTGAGATTTAAGAATTAGACGGTGGGCTTCATCAACAATGCAAGCATCATAATTATTTTTTTTAAGAGATGTAAATATACCTGTTCCTTTAAAAAGGTTTGTCAGTCTTGCAGTAGCAAATTTATCAATATTTTTATTATCTGATATTTTCTTTGTATATACATTTCTTAAATTTAAATTTTTTGAAACAAAAATTGAATTATAGCCATATTGTAAACATTTTGACAACAATCTCAAAGCAATTAAGGTTTTACCAGTTCCAGGACCACCGGGTATAATCACTACTCTTTTTCTATTATCGCTATAAGATTTTCTTATATAAGAGATTAATGTTTCAAAAACAATTTTTTGATCATCAATTAAGGCAAAATCATCGTTACCATCAATTATTTCCTTAACAAAGTTTTGTATTGACTTACCAGGTTTAATTTTACCATTATCAATTTTTTCAATTAAATTACAATTATCACCTACTAAAATTAATTCTTTTATATAATTTCTTAATTTTATAGTATCTTTTTTAAAAAATAATGGAGCAAGTTCGATAAACTTTGAATAACCTTCTCATAAAATATCTGGGTATTTATCAATATCATAATTATGCAAATAAGCACATGTATTTATTTTTATTTGGTCACTAGATGTGTAAACAACCTCTGAAAAATCCTTTAATAAAAGACCATAACTAAAAGCTTGATATGAAGGATGTGTTGTGTTTCTTTCTCTTTTATTTATGAAAGTATTTACTATCATATCTTGATTTTCTACTTTTGTACACTTTTCTCACTGTTTAAGTTCAATAATAAGCATAACCTCTTCTGAAAAAGAATTCCTTCCAGTTATTATAAAATCAATTCTTTTAGAAGTATTGGGTAAATTATATTCAAGCGCAATGCCAATGTCATCGCTAATTTGATTATCAGATAAAACCATATACATATCTTTCAATGAATTATTTCAACTGTAAATTTCATTACTTGCCGTAGTTCTATTCATTAATGATTTAATTTTTTTATTTAATATATTTGATATCTCTCCGCTTAGTACATCACTTAAAAAATTCTTTTTATTAGCCTTATAAATTATCATAATATTATCAACTTTCTTAATAAATAATACTATCAATTGACATAATTATCAAAAAAATGACATATTTATGTCATCTGAATCTATCTTTTTTTATTATTTATTATTTGTAATGTTATTATATTGTGAATTATTGTAACTCTTATTTACATTATTATTATTGTAGTTGTTTACATATAAACTCATATTAAAACTAATGCCTTAAATAATATTAAAATAAAGTTATTAAAATCTAAATGATAATGAAATTGGTGATAGATAAACAGATATAAACTAAAATGTATCGCAACTGAATCTAGATAATATTTCAAGTTGATTAACAAAACTCGTTTTAACTCATATAAATATTATTATTAATATGAATATTGAATAAATATAGCATTATCAACAAACTTTAAAATTAGTTTTATTGCTTTTGTAATCTTATGTGAACAGCTTTTTTATATACTTTAGTGTTTTGAGTTTTAAACACCTTAATAGAACCTTCATAGTA harbors:
- a CDS encoding DUF2075 domain-containing protein, translating into MIIYKANKKNFLSDVLSGEISNILNKKIKSLMNRTTASNEIYSWNNSLKDMYMVLSDNQISDDIGIALEYNLPNTSKRIDFIITGRNSFSEEVMLIIELKQWEKCTKVENQDMIVNTFINKRERNTTHPSYQAFSYGLLLKDFSEVVYTSSDQIKINTCAYLHNYDIDKYPDILWEGYSKFIELAPLFFKKDTIKLRNYIKELILVGDNCNLIEKIDNGKIKPGKSIQNFVKEIIDGNDDFALIDDQKIVFETLISYIRKSYSDNRKRVVIIPGGPGTGKTLIALRLLSKCLQYGYNSIFVSKNLNLRNVYTKKISDNKNIDKFATARLTNLFKGTGIFTSLKKNNYDACIVDEAHRLILKSQYSKITDGYNNQIKEIICESLVSVFFVDERQAVTTKDIGSIENIKKFALEEGISINNIYQLDELKSQFRTSGADEYIDFINNILYDDKISLDNSFLSRYDFKVFDDPQDMFDAIVKKNTKNNARCVAGYCWEWNSQKDNTKYDIVIDNFKKQWNFKNDNYWIINPDSINQVGCIHTCQGLELEYCGVIIGDDLYYDNIVKSNFFARAKSDKSLLGLKKMWKEDKIKAEETADTLIKNAYKVLLTRGLKGTYIYCTDKKLSNFFKSKIVQ
- a CDS encoding pyrroline-5-carboxylate reductase family protein: MNKILIIGTGHMGEAILCSLSKNINRELFQIHILNRNLNKSKILAEKYDCNFIKGLNEINKHNFSIIFLGFKPSDADLILNNINLENEENKIIVSMLNAYSINKIKEHFTKDINILRIMPNMNAKNNCSTTGYAYYGNNKKLIDISISLLNLFGTTYKLEESQFSSFVSLTGSAPAFIYEFIKAFKEFALDNNYKEEVSNEFILKTIVASATEALSGNKNLDDLIKQIIVPGGPTQAGHDKLLNNRFKDILISCFESTKEKA
- a CDS encoding PfkB family carbohydrate kinase; amino-acid sequence: MKALLIGSILYEMNFKVDYIPSSGGQVRTDNYNNYIGGCAFNVALTLKNNSVEFDLFTPVGVGEYAEKINKEINKLGLKSIINVSDGDNGFCITLVEPNGERTFVTKSGIENTIKQSWFNTIISEEYSYIYFDGYKLLSDDSKYLIDFLEANNKKQIFFNATPIFNKITKNYLERFKLIKPIIHMNRKEAIDYCNTDDLEKCIELIKEINNNDIIITLGKNGCLFYNYKESKINYYKSYENNNFTDTTGAGDTHLGTVMALSMKNSSLDNLFNMANKACLEYLKNK